In the genome of Candidatus Saccharimonadia bacterium, the window GGGGGATCTTGCGTGCCCAATCAAAACTACGCCGGTAGCCCCCAAAGCTACGGCCGCGATGCGCGTCGACGACCGCGCCAGGGGCCGTACTAGTGGATCGAATCTAACACTTGGTGCCCTCTTCTGACAGCGGCAATGATTTTGTCTGGATCTGCGGTCCATGTGAACGGCTTGGGATCATGGTTTGTCTCCGCGACGAAACGGTTGATGGTGGCTTGGAGATCGACCACGCATCGGAAGACACCGCGCTTTAGTCGCCGCTTGGCAAGTTTGGCGAAGAACCCCTCGACGGCGTTGAGCCACGAACACGAGGTCGGTGTGAAGTGGAAGGTAAAGCGCGGGTGCCGGTCCAGCCATTGACGCACCTTTGGATGCTTGTGGGCAGCGTAGTTGTCGAGGATCACGTGCACACTTTTTTTGGCCGGCACCTGCGCGTCAATGGCGTTCAAGAAGCGGATGAACTCCTGATGACGATGGCGCTGCATACATCGGCCAATGACCTTGCCTTCGAGGACATCGAGAGCAGCGAACAGCGTCGTTGTGCCATGGCGCTTGTAGTCGTGGGTCATCGTGCCGGCTCGGCCTTTCTTCATCGGCAGGCCGGGCTGGGTGCGGTCGAGCGCCTGGATTTGCGACTTTTCGTCGACCGAGAGGA includes:
- a CDS encoding IS630 family transposase — encoded protein: MRTGISITLKPVDRRRLTTVAGDRNAPHKHVWRAEIVLLSADGVGTNEIMRRTGKSKTCVWRWQERFMQAGYDGLLRDKTRPSRIPPLGSDIAKRVVALTRTDPPAEATHWTATMMAKAVGISASSVQRIWRTHGLQPHRVHQFKLSNDPKFIDKLRDVVGLYVDPPAHAIVLSVDEKSQIQALDRTQPGLPMKKGRAGTMTHDYKRHGTTTLFAALDVLEGKVIGRCMQRHRHQEFIRFLNAIDAQVPAKKSVHVILDNYAAHKHPKVRQWLDRHPRFTFHFTPTSCSWLNAVEGFFAKLAKRRLKRGVFRCVVDLQATINRFVAETNHDPKPFTWTADPDKIIAAVRRGHQVLDSIH